One segment of Haliotis asinina isolate JCU_RB_2024 chromosome 12, JCU_Hal_asi_v2, whole genome shotgun sequence DNA contains the following:
- the LOC137258122 gene encoding sulfotransferase 1C2-like — translation MEKNILHIKDGGGCTLDVQKFGGMYFPVIFGLDVLQNLQSMTIREDDIILSCYPKSGTHWFWEILSQLSAKKAENMRETWKGDLMIESCPQSALDSAPSPRVLNTHVRFDQLPTQIALKACKIVHVVRNPKDVSVSFYNHHRALKDMYNYKGEFKDYFHMFLEGLVDWGSWFDNTISFIKAKEDNPQLPIKFMYYEDMKQDPIARVRELADFIGVEADEELIRDICDKCGFDNMKAVALEVGKGLIQDGVPQVFRKGGVGDWRNWFTVAQNEEFDKVYSEKMAGYDLSIKYSI, via the exons ATGGAAAAGAATATTCTTCATATCAAAGATGGCGGTGGGTGTACTCTAGATGTTCAGAAGTTTGGAGGAATGTACTTCCCTGTGATCTTCGGGTTGGACGTCCTTCAAAACTTGCAGTCCATGACGATACGTGAGGATGACATCATACTCAGTTGCTACCCTAAATCTg GAACACATTGGTTTTGGGAGATCCTCAGTCAGCTGTCGGCAAAAAAAGCCGAGAACATGAGAGAGACGTGGAAGGGGGATCTGATGATAGAGTCTTGCCCTCAGTCTGCGTTAGACTCTGCCCCCTCCCCCAGGGTTCTCAACACACACGTCCGGTTTGATCAACTTCCCACACAGATAGCACTAAAGGCATGCAAAATTGTACACGTGGTGAGGAACCCTAAAGACGTGTCTGTGTCGTTTTACAACCACCATAGAGCGTTAAAGGACATGTACAACTACAAGGGGGAATTCAAAGACTACTTCCATATGTTTCTGGAGGGGCTGG ttgaCTGGGGTTCCTGGTTTGACAACACTATCTCCTTCATAAAAGCAAAGGAAGACAATCCTCAGCTCCCAATAAAGTTTATGTATTATGAAGACATGAAACAG GACCCGATAGCTAGAGTTCGGGAGTTGGCGGACTTCATTGGGGTGGAGGCAGATGAGGAACTTATCCGAGATATCTGCGATAAATGTGGCTTTGACAATATGAAAGCCGTTGCCTTGGAAGTTGGTAAAGGACTGATACAAGATGGAGTGCCTCAAGTATTCAGAAAAG GTGGTGTCGGGGACTGGAGGAACTGGTTCACGGTGGCACAGAACGAGGAATTTGACAAGGTTTACTCGGAGAAGATGGCAGGATATGATCTTTCCATAAAATATTCCATTTGA